TTTAAATATAAAGCATGATTTATATAGAAAGTTTTTTCTAAACTTATAAATATAGAAGAAAGTAGGATAGAGACGATTGTAAAGATCGGAAAAGCTATAAATAATAGAAAAAATTTTTTGGAAGAACTAAAAACAGTAGAAGTTCCAATGGTTTTTATAGCTGGAGAGTATGATATACCTAGACCTTTTTCTGAGTCTGAAGAAATGTTGAACTTAAAAAAAGATTCACTCTTATTTAAAATAAAAGATGCAGGTCATATATCTAATTTAGAAAATATAGTAGATGTTAATTCTATTCTAGATAAAATCCTATAATTAAGAATATAAAAAACATATAAGTAATAAAAAAACTACATCTAAAATTTTAATTAATCTTGGAGATGATGAAATAGATACCACTGGAATGGAATATTTCGTTGAAATTTACAAATGGTGTCAAGACAATGGGGGATAGTACCAAAAGTTTGTGGAATTGTCCGAGGGAGAATATAAGAAATTAGAAAAA
Above is a window of Fusobacterium mortiferum ATCC 9817 DNA encoding:
- a CDS encoding alpha/beta fold hydrolase, coding for MEELKTVEVPMVFIAGEYDIPRPFSESEEMLNLKKDSLLFKIKDAGHISNLENIVDVNSILDKIL